The Helicobacter mustelae genome has a segment encoding these proteins:
- a CDS encoding succinyldiaminopimelate transaminase, translating into MEFQPYPFEKLSQLIHSITPQKPITKLSIGEPQFPTPTIIQEALKDNAQDLRYYPKSNGETYLYEALQDFLSYRYSLLLDREQIIPTFGTREVLFNFPLFFLSRFVNPTIAYPNPFYQIYEGASIASRAEVILMHLNPDNNFTPSLTKEQMQRANLVILNSPNNPTGRTLSLEELMAWVEHALHYDFVLLNDECYSEIYQNTPSAGILEASCKMGNKEFQNILCVNSISKRLSAPGLRSGFIAGDRRILQHYRTYRTYLGCAIPNPLQKAASIAWKSHDEANKIRQKYAQNLKIAQELFKETLIFPHSFYLWLYVGNDLEFCKALYEKEGILVLPGRFLGREDAGVGYVRIALVYEPGILLPILQRIKNFLDKGSF; encoded by the coding sequence TTGGAATTTCAACCCTATCCTTTTGAAAAACTCTCACAACTCATCCACTCCATCACTCCGCAAAAACCCATCACCAAGCTCAGCATCGGCGAACCTCAATTCCCCACTCCCACAATCATCCAAGAAGCATTAAAAGACAATGCCCAAGATCTGCGCTACTATCCAAAAAGCAATGGAGAGACCTATCTCTATGAGGCATTGCAGGATTTTCTCTCTTATCGCTATAGTCTTTTGCTAGATAGAGAGCAAATCATCCCCACATTTGGCACGCGCGAGGTACTCTTTAATTTTCCGCTTTTTTTCCTTTCACGCTTTGTAAATCCCACCATCGCCTACCCCAATCCTTTTTATCAAATCTATGAGGGGGCAAGTATTGCTAGCAGAGCAGAAGTAATCCTCATGCATCTAAACCCTGATAATAACTTCACCCCCAGCCTCACAAAAGAGCAGATGCAAAGGGCAAATCTTGTCATCTTAAACTCCCCTAATAACCCCACAGGAAGGACATTGAGCCTGGAAGAATTGATGGCATGGGTAGAACATGCACTCCATTATGATTTTGTTTTGCTCAATGATGAATGCTACAGCGAAATCTACCAAAACACACCAAGTGCTGGAATTTTGGAGGCTTCTTGCAAAATGGGAAATAAGGAGTTTCAAAACATCTTATGTGTAAATTCCATCTCCAAACGTCTCTCTGCACCTGGTCTTAGGAGCGGGTTTATTGCAGGGGATCGCAGGATATTACAGCATTATCGCACCTATCGCACCTATCTGGGCTGCGCTATCCCAAATCCCTTGCAAAAGGCTGCAAGCATCGCGTGGAAAAGTCATGATGAAGCCAACAAAATCCGTCAAAAATATGCACAAAATCTCAAAATCGCACAAGAACTCTTTAAAGAAACCCTCATCTTTCCCCATAGCTTTTATCTCTGGCTTTATGTGGGCAATGATCTAGAATTTTGCAAGGCCCTTTATGAAAAAGAGGGGATTTTGGTGCTTCCAGGCAGATTTTTGGGGAGGGAAGATGCGGGGGTGGGTTATGTGCGCATCGCACTTGTTTATGAGCCTGGGATCCTGCTGCCTATTTTGCAGCGTATCAAAAACTTTTTAGACAAAGGATCTTTTTGA
- the murC gene encoding UDP-N-acetylmuramate--L-alanine ligase, with translation MKQLKNLKIHLIGIGGIGISGIARYLKAQGAIVSGSDISPSKLTKELQNQGIPITIPHNKSSISNQDLIIHSAIIPPNNIEILEAQSKNIPILSRKDALKLILAQKKVISVCGAHGKSTTSAMLSSIFPHYGAIIGAVSKEFGSNVRESANEGIIFEADESDKSFLNSNPHYAIVTNAELEHMQSYDYSIELFHQAYRDFLGLAKTAFINSDDPFLATLKHKHIPLSPSKDITDISFFLRNDEPFCKFILRDLGEFEVWGLGGHTAANAAMAILCAAQELDIPTIRENLKNFAGIKKRFDIIQKQGPCIIDDYAHHPTEIIATLNAAKDYTMLKGHHQITAIWQPHKFSRLKDNLEAFQGAFDNCTQLIILPTYRAGEEEMFFDMPKLFARYNPIMASHIKRDGMKILVYQGQKLLKILEKELVIGMGAGDITYQIRGEK, from the coding sequence TTGAAACAACTCAAAAATCTAAAAATCCATCTCATTGGCATCGGGGGCATCGGGATCTCTGGGATCGCACGCTATCTCAAAGCACAGGGCGCAATCGTGAGTGGAAGCGACATCTCTCCTAGCAAGCTTACAAAAGAGCTGCAAAATCAAGGCATCCCCATCACCATCCCTCATAACAAATCCTCCATCTCCAACCAAGACCTCATCATCCATTCTGCAATCATCCCTCCAAACAACATCGAAATCCTAGAAGCCCAAAGCAAAAATATTCCCATTCTTTCGCGCAAGGATGCGTTGAAATTAATCCTAGCCCAAAAAAAGGTCATCAGCGTATGCGGAGCCCATGGCAAAAGCACCACAAGTGCGATGCTAAGCAGCATTTTTCCACATTATGGAGCAATCATTGGGGCCGTGAGCAAAGAATTTGGATCCAATGTGAGAGAGAGTGCAAATGAGGGGATTATCTTTGAGGCAGATGAATCTGACAAAAGCTTTCTTAACTCCAATCCCCACTATGCAATCGTCACAAATGCCGAACTTGAGCACATGCAAAGCTATGACTACAGCATTGAGCTTTTTCATCAAGCCTACCGAGATTTTCTAGGGCTTGCAAAAACTGCATTCATTAATAGCGATGATCCTTTTTTGGCTACGCTAAAGCACAAACACATCCCCCTCTCCCCCTCCAAAGATATTACAGATATCAGCTTTTTCCTGCGCAATGATGAACCCTTTTGCAAATTCATCCTTAGAGACTTGGGAGAGTTTGAAGTCTGGGGGCTTGGCGGCCACACTGCTGCTAACGCCGCGATGGCCATCCTTTGTGCAGCTCAAGAATTAGACATTCCCACCATCAGAGAAAATCTTAAAAATTTTGCAGGCATCAAAAAGCGCTTTGACATCATTCAAAAGCAAGGGCCCTGCATCATCGATGATTACGCCCATCATCCCACAGAAATCATCGCTACACTCAATGCCGCCAAAGATTATACCATGCTAAAGGGCCATCATCAAATCACAGCCATTTGGCAGCCCCACAAATTTAGCCGCCTAAAAGACAATTTGGAAGCCTTTCAAGGGGCTTTTGATAATTGCACACAACTCATCATCCTGCCCACTTATCGCGCAGGAGAAGAGGAGATGTTTTTTGATATGCCCAAACTTTTTGCGCGCTACAATCCTATAATGGCAAGCCATATCAAACGTGATGGTATGAAAATATTGGTCTATCAAGGCCAAAAACTTCTAAAGATTTTAGAAAAGGAGCTTGTGATTGGAATGGGTGCTGGAGATATTACCTATCAAATCAGAGGTGAGAAATAA
- a CDS encoding endonuclease MutS2, whose protein sequence is MQQSLLKVLDLQDFIDKLTALFARPKDFLLTGDRHLIFHYIEELDGLNFHAPSAVKNLDSALQILKKFGTLKLYEIFEFVKILRYFLYLKNQKEMQNTLHFSKYLQKIQIPAPILEICSYFHAHLQIKEGIFEELDSLEQSLKRQKKNMQQSLELLLQSAKIRPYLADTQIHFINQTQTLLLKPGFQHVLKGVVLQRSQNGYFYLLPDEIKAIYQKIQEIENLIEQTLYEICKKICITFNKHLSFLQFLNKEFDKIDHIQARIFFAKQYNLQFILPQYKDSQIILRDFAHPILTNPKHIQLDFNKQLLLITGVNAGGKTMLLKSILSAVFLAKHLIPFKINASHSKIPHFKNIFAIISDPQNSKNDISTFAGRMLDFSHILQEKEMILGIDEIELGTDADEAASLYKALLENLLQKGAKIIVTTHHKRLAAMMANDARIELCAAIYDEARQKPTFEFLHGSIGKSYAFETARRYKIPLNLIEEAQKNYGEDKEKLNILIEKSAQLEITLQQKIKECQAKILLYEKKEQALEDLKEEQKNAYAREKSKLENIYNQALKALKLELKEKQSQDIHRSINHANKILAQQKSIKQETPKTKAFTIHQRVKYKQAKGQILSLLKDRALIELDEGMRLKVPLALLKPLGKEPPELKTKTKIPLPKSGNVHLDLHGMRAEEAIERLDQFLSDCLLLGFDEILVYHGIGTGVLAKVVRDFLSTHPKVLHFEDAPTRLGGLGAKIIKL, encoded by the coding sequence ATGCAGCAATCCCTCCTAAAAGTTTTGGACTTACAGGATTTTATCGACAAGCTCACTGCCCTCTTTGCTAGGCCCAAGGATTTTTTGCTTACGGGAGATAGGCATCTGATTTTTCATTATATTGAGGAATTGGATGGGCTAAATTTCCATGCACCCAGCGCAGTAAAAAACCTAGATAGCGCACTGCAAATCCTGAAAAAATTTGGCACGCTAAAACTCTATGAAATCTTTGAATTTGTCAAAATCCTGCGTTATTTTCTCTATCTCAAAAATCAAAAAGAGATGCAAAACACTCTACATTTCTCAAAATATTTGCAAAAAATTCAAATCCCCGCTCCCATTCTTGAGATTTGCTCCTATTTTCATGCGCATTTACAAATCAAAGAGGGGATCTTTGAAGAGCTTGATAGCCTCGAGCAATCCCTAAAGCGCCAGAAAAAAAATATGCAGCAGTCCCTAGAGCTGCTTTTGCAATCTGCAAAAATCCGTCCCTATCTTGCAGATACACAAATCCACTTCATCAATCAAACCCAAACCCTGCTGCTAAAACCAGGCTTCCAGCATGTCCTCAAAGGAGTGGTTTTGCAGCGTTCACAAAATGGGTATTTTTATTTGCTTCCTGATGAAATCAAGGCGATTTATCAAAAAATCCAAGAAATAGAAAATCTCATCGAGCAGACCCTCTATGAGATTTGCAAAAAGATCTGCATCACCTTCAATAAGCATCTTTCTTTTTTGCAATTCCTCAACAAAGAATTTGACAAAATCGATCACATCCAAGCAAGAATCTTTTTTGCCAAGCAATATAATTTGCAATTCATCCTGCCGCAATACAAAGACTCCCAAATCATTTTGCGAGATTTCGCCCATCCCATTTTGACCAATCCCAAACATATCCAGCTAGATTTTAATAAACAGCTTTTGCTCATCACTGGAGTCAATGCCGGCGGGAAGACGATGCTGCTTAAATCCATCTTGAGCGCGGTGTTTCTTGCCAAACATCTCATTCCCTTCAAAATCAATGCCAGTCATTCCAAAATTCCGCATTTCAAAAATATTTTTGCCATCATCTCTGATCCACAAAATAGCAAAAATGATATTTCTACTTTTGCGGGCAGGATGTTAGATTTTTCTCACATCTTGCAGGAGAAAGAAATGATTCTAGGCATTGATGAGATCGAGCTTGGCACAGATGCCGATGAGGCAGCAAGTCTCTATAAGGCATTATTAGAAAATCTTTTGCAAAAGGGGGCAAAAATCATTGTTACTACACATCACAAGCGCTTGGCAGCGATGATGGCCAATGATGCTAGGATTGAGCTTTGTGCTGCAATCTATGATGAAGCGCGCCAAAAACCCACATTTGAATTCCTCCATGGCAGCATTGGCAAAAGCTATGCCTTTGAGACTGCCAGACGCTATAAAATCCCCCTTAATCTCATTGAAGAGGCGCAGAAAAATTATGGAGAGGACAAAGAAAAACTCAATATTTTGATCGAAAAATCCGCACAATTAGAAATAACTCTGCAGCAAAAAATCAAAGAATGCCAGGCAAAAATCCTACTCTATGAAAAAAAAGAACAGGCCCTAGAGGATCTCAAAGAGGAGCAAAAAAACGCCTATGCAAGAGAAAAAAGCAAGCTAGAAAATATCTACAATCAAGCCCTAAAAGCACTCAAGCTCGAGCTCAAAGAAAAACAATCCCAAGACATTCACCGCTCCATCAATCATGCCAACAAAATCCTAGCCCAACAAAAGTCCATCAAACAAGAAACCCCCAAAACAAAGGCTTTCACAATCCACCAACGTGTAAAATACAAGCAAGCAAAAGGCCAGATCCTCTCTCTACTAAAAGATCGGGCACTCATTGAGCTTGATGAGGGAATGCGCCTAAAAGTGCCCCTTGCCCTACTAAAACCCCTAGGAAAAGAGCCCCCAGAGCTCAAAACAAAAACCAAAATTCCTCTGCCAAAAAGTGGAAATGTGCATTTGGATCTCCATGGGATGCGTGCAGAAGAGGCCATAGAGAGGCTTGATCAATTCCTCTCTGACTGCCTGCTTTTGGGATTTGATGAAATATTGGTCTATCATGGCATTGGCACAGGCGTGCTAGCAAAAGTAGTACGTGATTTCCTCTCCACTCACCCAAAGGTTTTGCATTTTGAAGATGCTCCCACCAGGCTTGGTGGGCTTGGTGCAAAAATTATAAAACTCTAA
- the minD gene encoding septum site-determining protein MinD — MAEVITITSGKGGVGKSTCTANIAVGLAQNGKKVVAVDFDIGLRNLDMILGLENRIVYDVVDVMEGKCNLQQALINDKKTKTLYFLPASQSKDKNILDKDKVKKLIEDLKRDFDYILLDSPAGIESGFEHAIFWADRALVVVTPEVSSVRDSDRVIGIIDAKSDKAKNGQEVQKHIIINRIKPELVAKGEMLSTEDVLSILALPLIGLVPEDNRVVSCTNTGEPVIYTNSPSAICYKNITQRVLGNEVPFQKMEKKSFLQRLFQ; from the coding sequence ATGGCAGAAGTTATTACAATTACATCAGGCAAAGGTGGAGTGGGAAAATCCACATGCACCGCAAATATCGCGGTGGGATTGGCGCAAAATGGCAAAAAGGTCGTGGCAGTGGATTTTGATATTGGGCTTAGAAATCTTGATATGATTTTGGGATTGGAGAACCGCATTGTTTATGATGTTGTAGATGTCATGGAAGGAAAATGCAATCTCCAACAAGCCCTCATCAATGATAAAAAAACAAAAACGCTCTACTTCCTTCCTGCAAGCCAGAGCAAGGACAAAAACATCCTAGACAAAGACAAGGTCAAAAAGCTCATCGAAGATCTCAAAAGAGATTTTGATTATATTTTGCTAGATTCTCCAGCAGGGATTGAAAGCGGCTTTGAGCATGCGATTTTTTGGGCAGATAGAGCCCTTGTGGTCGTCACTCCTGAAGTGAGTTCTGTGCGCGATAGCGATCGAGTCATTGGAATTATTGATGCCAAATCTGACAAGGCAAAAAATGGACAAGAGGTGCAAAAACACATCATCATCAATCGCATCAAACCAGAACTTGTTGCTAAGGGAGAAATGCTAAGCACTGAAGATGTGCTAAGCATCCTAGCACTTCCTTTGATCGGGCTAGTGCCAGAGGATAACCGCGTCGTCTCCTGCACCAATACAGGAGAGCCTGTTATCTACACCAATAGTCCTAGTGCCATCTGCTACAAAAACATCACCCAGAGGGTTCTTGGCAATGAAGTACCCTTCCAAAAAATGGAAAAAAAGAGCTTTCTTCAAAGGTTGTTCCAATGA
- the minE gene encoding cell division topological specificity factor MinE yields the protein MSFLDFFRQKNSANAAKNRLSIMLAHERSVNIPYMEEMQREILEVVKKYTKSSQVQIKTNSNQNISTLEVEVTLGS from the coding sequence ATGAGTTTCTTAGATTTTTTTCGACAAAAAAACTCAGCTAATGCAGCAAAAAACCGCCTTAGCATCATGCTTGCTCATGAAAGAAGCGTGAACATCCCCTATATGGAAGAGATGCAAAGAGAAATCTTGGAAGTTGTGAAAAAATATACCAAAAGCTCGCAAGTCCAAATCAAAACAAACTCCAATCAAAATATCAGCACACTTGAAGTAGAAGTCACACTAGGCTCATAA
- a CDS encoding DNA-processing protein DprA: MQSHFDYHPLPQIPESLSALKLQQLFYVGRPELLQSSLKIAIVGSRNPNPYARAFVTQLASKLTPHATIISGGALGIDIIAHKAALPHTIMISPSSLDLIYPASNQHIIKEIAARALILSEYEKNTPPRPYSFLQRNRIVIGLSDIVIIPQADLGSGSMQSAKMALKLKKPLYVLPHRINESLGTKSLLSQNQARPIYDIEEFLKECEITPNARDEILEFCAQAPDYEVALEKFGNRLLEYELDGKIRRENGKVIAL; this comes from the coding sequence ATGCAGAGCCATTTTGATTATCACCCCCTCCCACAAATCCCAGAAAGCCTATCTGCACTCAAGCTGCAGCAGCTTTTTTATGTGGGCAGGCCAGAGCTCCTGCAATCCTCTCTAAAAATTGCCATTGTTGGCTCGAGGAATCCCAATCCCTATGCCAGAGCCTTTGTCACACAGCTTGCAAGCAAACTCACTCCCCATGCCACCATTATTAGCGGTGGGGCGCTTGGGATTGACATCATCGCACACAAAGCAGCACTCCCCCACACCATCATGATTTCACCAAGCAGCCTAGATCTCATCTATCCTGCTAGCAATCAGCACATCATCAAAGAAATTGCCGCGCGCGCTCTGATTTTGAGCGAATATGAAAAAAACACACCTCCTAGGCCCTATAGCTTTTTGCAACGCAATCGCATTGTGATTGGTCTAAGTGATATTGTCATCATCCCTCAAGCAGATCTAGGCAGTGGAAGCATGCAGAGTGCAAAAATGGCGCTAAAGCTAAAAAAACCCCTCTATGTCCTTCCCCATCGCATCAATGAAAGCCTTGGCACCAAATCCCTCCTTTCCCAAAATCAGGCAAGGCCAATCTATGATATTGAGGAATTTCTCAAAGAATGTGAAATTACACCAAATGCCAGAGATGAGATTTTGGAATTTTGCGCACAAGCTCCAGATTATGAAGTGGCACTGGAAAAATTTGGCAATAGGCTTTTGGAATATGAGCTAGATGGCAAGATTAGGCGCGAAAATGGCAAGGTGATTGCGCTGTGA
- the ruvX gene encoding Holliday junction resolvase RuvX, with the protein MMIACDIGLKRIGIAGLIEGIILPMEPILRTNRNQAASDLSKLLKEKNAHTLIVGIPQSGNAEDTKRRIMFFVSLLETSAKILYVNEDCTSLEARQDLSHLKKQRRQNAQKNGRIDSLAACKILQRYLQKNP; encoded by the coding sequence GTGATGATCGCATGCGACATTGGTTTAAAACGCATCGGGATAGCAGGACTCATTGAGGGGATTATCCTGCCCATGGAGCCTATATTGCGAACAAATCGCAATCAAGCAGCAAGCGATCTCTCCAAGCTCCTCAAAGAAAAAAATGCTCACACCCTCATTGTGGGAATCCCGCAATCTGGCAATGCAGAAGACACCAAAAGGCGAATCATGTTTTTTGTCTCCTTGCTAGAGACCTCTGCAAAAATCCTCTATGTCAATGAGGACTGCACAAGCCTTGAGGCACGCCAGGATCTCTCTCATCTCAAAAAACAAAGGCGCCAAAATGCCCAAAAAAATGGGAGAATTGACTCTCTTGCAGCCTGCAAAATCCTGCAGCGCTATCTCCAAAAAAACCCATGA